The window ctataaagattacccaccaaatattataaaaattatggtaacaAAAAgactaatagcctaggctatgtcAAGTTACCACAATAAAAATAGGtatataacataccaaggaaatgactatgataaaaacaagtcattccaagttaacccaaacagcttttgtagcctaaaaaagcttacaaaaacagcataacgcTTTTCTGCagggcaccttttaatttgcattgcaataactccaaagaattatatgaccgcataaaaaggattttgtcagcattgggcaacactattgtgtgcataaatattgccaaagcaaaatatgcctaagtccctaaggaacacaatgggccacgctgttaaaagtattgggctgaggtactgttcaggcctaggcccatttgcacctccgatacccttaacaaaaaatccgagatccaagcgacgcttcgtcttccccgccggaacgctcgccattttccccactccttgctacagtaaagagctgcgccggcgaactagggttcatcaatccgtccaaatccaccttcgaaaagtgattaaaaatccttcccgtgatccaccgcctcaattcctcacctctcccaagccatccatcaaatcaaatcagcgcattcgggtaaaatcgatggcggaggagaaagaaagctttgaaggccaatgggcgccaTCCGACGTAACGGAAGAGAacttgaaggagatggtggcgcacggcgttctcccagccaaggagatcatcgggtggcggccagcgtgcggtgaggcttTTCCGACCCCTGATACACATGAGATCGTAgtcttctcgcatttcttctatggcggcttcgctcttccgacctcgaaatttttccgcgggatctTGAACTtttatggaatcagcttgcatcacctaaacccaaattccatagtgcatatcgccaatttcgtccatgtttgtgaagcctttttgGGAATCAAGCCTCACTTTGCCCTGTTTCGccggatcttcttcctcaaaccccaaccgaacaagagcAAACCGTGCGTAGTCGGGGGGGGGCAGGATTCCAGCTaaggggaactctgagccaaaaatacttctctatgcccttcaagacttcaaacaaagggtggcatgcaaactggttctacgttcagaatcctgagcctgctcttcccgggtactcttgtcttcctccggtgtaccaagatacctggaactcccttccaatcggagatgaagcAGTCCAAGCCTTGGAGTTGATGGACCGCATGttaaaactcaaagaacaaggtttgcaaggagagcagattactcggcatttcatcaaatgccgactggcgccaattaaagaaagatcccgtacagcttttgagttcgacggcaagcatgatcctaaCCGTGAAGAACCTGACTCTctggatttcaaaatcatgaaggagagaatgtataaaatcttctcaaatgccatTGTCGTTAGCTACTCACAccagctgccagttgtgccatataatgcattcaatccgcctccgcaggtatgtatctgaaatcttcaactTATGACCAAAATAGtatcttgtcttcatgttgaATTAACTAACCATGGAGGCATCTTATTCAGGAATATGTATTGATGAAATCCGATCCCCCAATTGCTCAGCGACGAtctcctcgccagcacaccATTCAGGGAAGTGGAGGGCCGACAATCATGTCAGACCCacaacctcaaacctccaaaccggcTGGGCAGACAGGtcctcgcaagagaaagctggtgCTTGATGACGACGAGGGCGATGACAGCAACAAATCTGGGGACAAGGGCACGCCCAACAAACTCCCGAAGCataccatgcccaggaaaaaactggctggccgtcaaatgccaaagattagaacatcttccaggtataaacctcTCGATACCATTTTGTTTCGGCATGCTTCCCTTATAGAAATTATGCTAAATATCGAAAGGGcactttgcaggaaaccgtCCGATATAGATCCAACCggaaaagatcctgatccggcTGTGACAGAACAAAATATATCCAAGGACGCTGAGCCGACTgctgaaagccagccgactgccgaaagccggccgactggcgcccatgcttcggatgacaaggccaatccgagtgaccagccgccgactggaaaccagtcggcaacaactGAAACTGCAACAACCCGAGAGCCCCcaactggaaaccagtcggatgtaggtCCTGATCAAGAAATCCCTGAAGTTGAAGCGCAAGCGACATCTTCtcaaggaccagaggctggAAATGACTCGGTGGTTGGCTCTCCAGATAAAGAACAAGGATCATCTCGCGCTCAGCCAGGCACATCCTCAGGTAactcatcttctcaagtgatATCGTTCTGAATAACTCCAGCTTGCtcgtctaatgtcttggaaatacatcaggaacactaggcgatgacgaagaaacaattcctcgcataaaggcgGCTGATGACTCCCGTCCCCCTATCTtactcaaatggtgggacgagaactctcAAGTTTCCGGCATTGTTATAAATcgccaaaaagaagatgaggaagtgtgccagctgaagaaagcacttggagaagccactcgcattgtgaatgtaaatcttccgggtgactgCCTTTAATAACTTTGTTTTCTTGTTAGCAAAACTAATCCATGAACCAccgtgcagagaatccatcttcgtaatgaggccaagactgcaaccttagaaaagctggttccacatttgggaactcttgaagccgTTAGGGAACAGCTACACGAGGCCAAGGAGTATGCCAAGAAAACGGAGAAGGAATTAAGGGAACGAATTGCACAGCTCCAGGACTCCAActtcgagctgagtggttcatcaaaaggtaatctctagATCTGTCCCATTTATACTGTCATAGCTGGATCCTCAAacatttggatttcaaacagcgcaagccaccaGAATGGCCCAGATGGAGAAACAGATTGAAGCCTTGAAAAGAGACAAGGTAGAACTGGCTGCGAaaagggactcagccttgaaggaggttgaaggtactgccaACTGACAATTTGAACTGTCCTCTCTTTAATGCAGCAGATTCTTATTATAAATgtattttgtagaccgtaaaatcaaatcgcaagctcagtttgatgtcctggttggtaagatcaagaagcttgaaggagcaagagacgaagtcgccaatgtcgctacaccactcgtccaagctatgttccttaataacagtggtccgagtgcacttgacgcaaccgaaatctttGACAAGTTAAGAGTTGCACCGGATGTATActtcaagaacatcaagaaagctggaagcatgggagctagcatggcattagcgatgaccaaatccttgtacccaaGAATTGAAATCGACACCATTGATGGATTTGCAGAtgggacaagcgaagaagctgctcttgatcttatcaacAATGCTCAAAatgcggctgacaagattgcaagcGATGTGGTAGATCAATTCCGCAACAACAACCTTCAGCCGAGCAAcgataactctgatgatgaaaggactgattctgactgagtatGATTGTAACAAATGGAGGCATAATTTGTActatactggtgtatttatgctgtgcttgatagttctagccaagtctttgatttcttaaaagtttttatcaagctttgttgagcctaaaacccaaataagctattaaaaactttcagtcctcgcaaactaagtagaaaaaaccaaacaaggcaatgatagaccaagtaagcaaattaaattgataaaaaatcacactccattattataatgatagcccccgactgacaacttcaagaagaaaacttgatgttgacagtcaagatagggaagtacaatgataaacttaagcgtagaaacgacgaagatgctcaatgttccaagagttgtcgacaagagtaccgtcttcgcgcttgagtcgataagaccctggccgggtgacttcagagataataaatggcccttcccatagaggagataacttgtgccgatctcgtgtagtttgaattttcctcaaaaccaggtcaccgactaaaaaggcacgagatcgaacattgcgattatgatagcgccgcaacccttgtaaatatcgagccgaccgaatcaaagctgcttcgcgggcttcttccaatcggtgcaagtcatccactcggtcctcttcgtagcgttcttcacggaaatttcgaaagcgcaaagactcgaattcaacttcactcggcaacattgcttctgccccatagacaaggaaaaaaggtgactggcctgtggcccgactgggtgtagttcgcaaagaccaaagtactgatggcagctgttgcacccatttgccggcatagggttttagccggtcaaaaacacgcgctttaatcccttgaagtatcatgccattggctcgctccacctgtccattgctcatggggtgtgccactgaagcgtagcaaatcttaattacaaagtcttcacaaaagtctttaaaaactccgccagtgaattgtgtgccattatcggtgatgatccgattgggcactccaaatctatgcacaatgctgatgaagaagtctcgagcattgtccgctgtgattgtgacaaccggtttagcttcgatccacttggagaatttatcaatggccacaaagagatgcgtgtaaccgccgactgcctttttaaacgggccaaccatgtcgagcccccaaaccgcaaacggccaagacagcgggattgtttgcaactcttgagctggtagatgaatttgtctggcgaaaaattggcaaccttcgcacgtgcgcacaattttgtcggcgtcggacactgcagtaggccagaaaaaaccctgccggtaagctttgccgacaatggtgcgtgcagcagcatggtttccgcatatcccagaatgtatgtcttttagcaattgtctcccttcctctaaagatacgcagcgttgcagaattcctgaagggcttttcttgtataactcggCTTCATGCaaaacataaagtttgctccgccttgaaatccgctcggcttcatctttgtcttgggggagttcttgagaagtcaaaaatcgtatgaggggctctcgccagtcggcttcaaccatagctacgTCATGAGTGTCCGCATCTTGAGTAGTATCTTTATGAGGTACGGTCGgtgtataaaggtgttcgacgaaaacatctgAGGGCGCCGCCTCacgcttggatccaaaattggcaagtctgtcggcggcttcattgttgtgtcgaagaacgtgactgagctcgagtccatcaaatttgtcttccaatttgcgtacctcttgtcgatatgccatcatgttgtcgtcaaggcaggaccactctttcataacttggttaacaaccagctgtgaatcgcctcgaactattaaacgctttatccctagggaaattgcaatccgtagcccatgaaggagggcttcatactcggcgacgttgtgggacgccgaaaaatgtatccagagcacatagctcaatctttctccagttggggaaatcaaaaccactcctgctccagtgcccgaaagtcgtttggatccgtcaaaatgcatggtccagtgctccatgttctccgcgggggtatcctcctggcactcggtccattcggcgacaaaatcagctaacgcttgggacttgattgaaattcggggcttgaatgatatgtccaaagacatcaactccaaagcccacttagcaatacgtccgtttgcttcgcggttgtgcagtatatcaccgagtggaaatgatgtaaccaccgttaccgagtgaccttgaaagtagtgagatagcttcctggtagtaattagaataccatataacagcttctgaacctgagggtacctcgttttggagtcggctaggacctcgctgacaaaataaatcggtcgctggactttttggacatggccttcttcctcgcgctcaacgaccaaaactgtgctcacaacctgggaggtggctgatacatacagcaacaacggctcctgcgggtgtggtgaggctaagactggtggctcggtgaggagtttcttgaaatcttcgaaggccttctgtgcttcgggtccccactggaagttatctgttttcttcagtagcttgaagaagggcatcccccgctcgccaagtcttgaaacaaatcggctgagcgccgccatgcatccagtcagcttctgaacatctttctgggtacttggcggtttcatgttgaggatagcagtaactttctccgggttggcttggatgcccctatgagacaccataaagccaagcagcttccctgacggtactccgaaggtgcacttttcagggttcaatttcatcctgaaagcacggatgctcgcaaaggtttcttctagatccgagatcaaatcatccttttgcttggtcttgacgactacatcatccacataggcttcaacgttgcgaccgatctgcgttgagaagcatctctggatcatgcgttgataagttgctcctgcgttttttaatccgaacggcatggtgacgtagcagtatgccccaaagggcgtgatgaatgaagtcttcaagcagtcggattccttcagtcggatctgatgataccccgagtagcaatccaaaaaactgagaagctcacagccggcggtcgagtcgactacctggtcaatgcgaggcaacccaaagggatctttgggacaagacttgttgaggtcggtataatcgacacacatgcgccattgccctgttttcttccgaactagaaccgggtttgccagccagtcgggatgaaggacttctttgatgaagcctgctgctaacagcttggttaattcctccttgatcgcgtccttcctgtcttgtgcgaatcggcggagtcgttgtttgataggcttggcatcttctttgacatgtaaggagtgctcaatcacctctctaggaataccgggcatatccgaaggtttccacgcgaagatatctttattattctgaagaaaggtgatgagcgcgctttcctatttacaatctaactcggcgcctattacagcggttttagtaggatcagagggatctaggggaatctttttagtcttggcttcgctttctccactttttgaagtcttggtGGCAGGTatttctccttcgctcgccgtggctgcagccagtcggatatcctctcgggcagacgccatctcgcgagtttgggccatgtcgcaactctccttgtcgcatgtgacggcttgcttgatgtcgctccgtagggataggactccacggggaccaggcatcttcatcatcatgtaagtgtagtgcgggacggccatgaacttggctaacgccgggcgtccgagtatggcatggtatgctgtctcgaaatcggcgacttcaaagctgatattctctgtgcggaaattttcccgagtgccaaaagtgactgggagggtgatctggccgagtggagttgcggataatcctggaattactccgtgaaaaggcgcattgcttggttttagctcggagcgaggaatctgcatatcatccaaggtcttggcgaagaggatattgagtgcactgccaccatcaatgagggttctgtgaagcttgacattacggaccactgggtctagtaccagggggtaccgccccgggtggaccactcggtcaggatgatccgagcggtcaaacttgattgcaatctctgaccatcgaagatactggggcgtgtcgggctgaacagcattgatctcccgttcagtcaacttctgcttccgtttagactcataagccagggggccgccaaagatatggttgagctccttgcggtgatcttgaaaacctgccggggtgtcaccgtcgtccttcttccttgacgtgctttgttcttcgtcagaattcttccgtgcagtcttggtgtattgatccgcgaattgcttgtagatgaaacaatctttggccacgtggttggagttaggatggtgcgggcattgggagttcatgatcttgtcgaacgtgttgacgcgcgaacgctgtcgagaagagtgactggcggttgcaacaagttccgcaggcttacgcttgcggtccttatgattgttacatccacctcctcccgtagccggcgtacccttgttttgcttccaactcggacccgactgctttgatgcggtgacagcgtcttcagctttggcgtactcgttggctttttcaaacatgagcttgactgtcctgggaggcttgcgcccgaacttgccgaccaattcttcgtggcgaatccctttggtgaatgcggcgatgatgacgtcgtcggtgatgtcggagatcttgttacgttgttcagaaaatcgccggatgtaatctcgaagggattctccggacttctgaatgacgttgtaaagatcatattgtgtgccgggacgctcgaaggtgccttggaagttggcgatgaagtggtcgcgtagttcggcccaagatccaattgtaccacggggcaatccatggagccaagatcgggcggaatccgctaaagccactggtaaatagttcgccatggccttgttgtctcctcctgctgcgcggattgcgagaccgtagacggtaagccacgattcggggttagtggtgccgtcatacttctctattccagtcggtttgaagccggctggccaatccactcgacgcaggtcgtcggtgaaggcatcttgttggccgatgagatcacgcgctcggcgccctgcttccaaagctcgctgacgtcgatcctcagcctccttcgcggtccgctcacggtcctgctgctcacgccgtagccgttcttgttcttgtgcctgatgctcctcctccagtcggcgacgttcttcggtctcccgggcttggcgttgctcctccgtctcattattggccatgaaaacgccaaagtagagaggggtatagttgtcatctaggcttccgtcgaagtcgtcgaagtcgttgaagtcgttgtagcgagaactaaattcgtcgtactccacgatgtcagtaggacgtgagtcgacggtgggagagctgttgtagtcatctagctgatccgtcgaaaccgtgccgagtggttggaggatgacgccgacttccctgaagctaggcgaaatcggtgttaaggccgacttccgcctaggcctacgggatgaagacgctgtcgtggtagagacggccgctaaatcgtcggggagcttcatcaggactggtgggtaagccccatcatcttgatctggtgtcgttggagaagatgcgatctcggtcgagtggtttgaagccgactcggttgagatggtcttgaagtagctTTCAGCCGCGTTCGGGAATCCGAACGGGACCgaaatccggttctctcccgactggtttgACTCCGAGTctaggagagagatcttgccgaagttgttggtgatgaagtcgaggctgccgaaccgaaacgtctgcccgggtgggaagacgaggtcgtcgatgccggagacggaacccattgcactgatcggcgaaaagcttgacgctacccctacctggcgcgccaactgtcgaaactagatttcggcaataataaaagggggtggctatcaagctggaaaagtgtatgggtttggagacaaaagatttatacaggttcaggccttcttataaaagaagtaataccctactcctgtccggggatgaatccgccgagtgtattattgattgtatgatttagagaaaatcaacatctgcccctagaggcgcccggaccccccttatatatgggaaggagtccgggttacaaaagataatcaatatccctaacggaatacacagatatagattaaatacagccgtgaccgactaagtctcaaggtgtttccttgttgTACAAGtcaagaaacaaacccgagatacaaataagatattctatacatattcggtatcctatatccagCCCAAATAgtatcgccgtgtagatatgggatatccataatctccacactaaCTTAATATGACTATATTATATAATGATATAAATTTAAAGTTACACTATGTAAATTACAAAATATTACCCCTTTAGCCATATACTCAAATTAGGGATTTGGTTGAGTAGTTGATGGACCACTAAAGTATGGGCCAAATAGTAACATGAACCACAGATACTGGGTATTTAGAAATACAGTAACTATTGTATTGTAGAAATAGTAATATCCATAAAAAAGTAAAGACAATGAAATGGTTGGTACAACAGTTCCGTTTCTATATTTCTTTACCATTTATATTTTCATTCTGTTTGGTTAATATTTTCATATAATTCTTTTGGCAAGAGTTAATTGAAATCCACCACAATTTTGATAGGGTAGCTAGGGACGgaaaatatatatgttgctCGATTTGATAGGAAAATTTGTGTTATGAGCATATGAACATTGATTGATGTTCTTTTTTTGTTCAGAGAATTAAACTAACCCTACATCTGCATGCTTCACTAGAGAATATTCTTCGACTCTAAACTTGAATTTTCTCATTTTTCGTTAGTATATggttttttgcaaaagttttttttctaaatagaagttgtttaaaaaacttaaataatttttttaagtttataattattaatacttgattaatgtgctaatgagttttctcgttttgcgtgcgcTAAAATTCTATCCCCAAATGAGGTGATCGAATAGAGCTTTCAAATAAAATCTCTCATGGTCCCTCAATAAAAAAAAGGGTGAAACTTGCCGGTAAAACGAATTTGAAAATCTCCAGTAAACCACTCACCTCATCACCTACCTCTGTTAATTTCTGTTTTGTTTGGCTTGTCTTTCcaatggagaaaaaaaactaaacgaAAGACAAAATTGTAGGATCGAAagacaagaactaagccaaccagagggggggtgaatggttggtataccca of the Oryza sativa Japonica Group chromosome 2, ASM3414082v1 genome contains:
- the LOC136355260 gene encoding uncharacterized protein; amino-acid sequence: MDRMLKLKEQGLQGEQITRHFIKCRLAPIKERSRTAFEFDGKHDPNREEPDSLDFKIMKERMYKIFSNAIVVSYSHQLPVVPYNAFNPPPQEYVLMKSDPPIAQRRSPRQHTIQGSGGPTIMSDPQPQTSKPAGQTGPRKRKLVLDDDEGDDSNKSGDKGTPNKLPKHTMPRKKLAGRQMPKIRTSSRKPSDIDPTGKDPDPAVTEQNISKDAEPTAESQPTAESRPTGAHASDDKANPSDQPPTGNQSATTETATTREPPTGNQSDVGPDQEIPEVEAQATSSQGPEAGNDSVVGSPDKEQGSSRAQPGTSSGTLGDDEETIPRIKAADDSRPPILLKWWDENSQVSGIVINRQKEDEEVCQLKKALGEATRIVNRIHLRNEAKTATLEKLVPHLGTLEAVREQLHEAKEYAKKTEKELRERIAQLQDSNFELSGSSKAQATRMAQMEKQIEALKRDKVELAAKRDSALKEVEDRKIKSQAQFDVLLRVAPDVYFKNIKKAGSMGASMALAMTKSLYPRIEIDTIDGFADGTSEEAALDLINNAQNAADKIASDVVDQFRNNNLQPSNDNSDDERTDSD